Proteins encoded by one window of Prevotella nigrescens:
- a CDS encoding aminopeptidase P family protein: MFSKETYIARRAELKKLVKDGIILLFGNNESPVNSPANGYSPFRQDSSFLYYFGQQRDGLVGVIDINENKEILIGNDIDIEDIVWFGSVDSVKELAAQVGVNNSAPMSELAKICEKAKSSNRKIHFLPPYRADIKIQICDLLGIHPNQQNEEASLELINAVVKMRSVKTAEEIEELERAAVIGYKMHTTAMRITKPGLTEKYVAGQVEGIANSYGSMVSFPVIFSQHGEIMHGNPSMAKLEDGRLVLCDCGGETMSHYCSDNTRTFPVNGKFTQRQLDIYNVVVEAHDAALKLSRPGMKYADVHFAVCRIIFERMKELGLAKGDTDAAVSAGAHAMFLPHGLGHMMGLDVHDMEALGQIYVGFDAETRPNLEQFGTNCLRMGRRLQEGFVVTDEPGIYFIPALIDEWRAKKHCAEFLNFDKLDTYKDFGGIRIEDDILVTADGCRFIGKDRIPYYAKDIEAFMNA; encoded by the coding sequence ATGTTTAGTAAAGAAACGTACATAGCTCGCCGTGCAGAACTTAAAAAGCTTGTAAAAGACGGCATTATACTCTTGTTTGGAAACAACGAGTCTCCAGTAAATTCACCAGCGAATGGGTATTCACCTTTCCGCCAAGATTCGTCATTCTTATACTATTTCGGACAACAACGCGACGGACTTGTTGGCGTGATAGATATCAATGAAAATAAAGAAATATTGATAGGGAATGATATTGATATTGAAGATATCGTATGGTTTGGAAGTGTTGATTCGGTCAAAGAATTAGCCGCTCAGGTTGGAGTAAATAATTCTGCTCCTATGAGTGAATTGGCTAAAATTTGTGAGAAGGCAAAATCTTCTAATCGAAAGATACATTTCTTACCTCCTTATCGTGCCGATATTAAGATACAAATTTGCGATTTGCTTGGTATCCATCCTAATCAGCAGAACGAAGAAGCAAGCCTTGAGCTTATTAATGCTGTCGTAAAAATGCGTTCTGTTAAGACTGCCGAGGAAATAGAAGAACTTGAGCGTGCTGCTGTTATTGGTTATAAGATGCATACAACTGCAATGCGCATAACGAAACCTGGACTTACTGAAAAGTATGTAGCAGGACAAGTAGAAGGTATAGCTAATTCCTATGGCTCAATGGTATCCTTCCCTGTAATATTTTCACAGCACGGTGAAATTATGCATGGCAATCCTTCTATGGCAAAATTAGAAGATGGTAGACTTGTTTTGTGTGATTGTGGTGGGGAGACGATGAGCCATTATTGCTCTGACAATACACGAACATTCCCTGTAAATGGTAAATTTACACAACGACAACTCGATATATATAATGTGGTTGTAGAAGCACACGATGCAGCTCTTAAACTATCGAGACCAGGAATGAAATATGCTGATGTGCATTTTGCAGTCTGCCGCATTATCTTTGAACGTATGAAGGAGTTAGGTTTAGCAAAGGGAGATACAGATGCAGCTGTGTCTGCCGGAGCACATGCTATGTTCTTGCCCCACGGTTTAGGACACATGATGGGACTTGATGTCCACGATATGGAAGCTTTAGGGCAAATATATGTGGGTTTCGATGCAGAGACTCGTCCTAATCTCGAACAATTTGGTACTAATTGTTTGCGTATGGGACGTCGTTTACAAGAAGGTTTTGTTGTAACTGACGAACCTGGAATTTATTTTATTCCTGCACTTATTGATGAATGGCGTGCTAAAAAACATTGTGCCGAGTTCTTGAATTTCGATAAACTCGATACATATAAGGACTTCGGTGGTATTCGCATAGAAGACGACATACTTGTTACTGCTGATGGATGTCGGTTCATAGGAAAAGACCGTATTCCTTATTATGCAAAGGATATAGAGGCATTTATGAATGCTTAA